In the genome of Gammaproteobacteria bacterium, one region contains:
- the rpoD gene encoding RNA polymerase sigma factor RpoD, whose translation MNADRQSQIKALIAVGKEKGYLTYAEVNDHLPDDIVDPEQIEDIISMINDMGITVHEQAPDADTLILSDNAVSSDDDDAEEAAAALASVDSEFGRTTDPVRMYMREMGTVELLTREGEIRIAKRIEEGLNQVSICLSQFPQSIEFLLREFAEFEAENTRLADIIAGFIDPNRDDEPARPANAGNADNSNNGSNAKSDSNDDDDSDDDDDSDNNANEGPDPEEAKRIFGEIGKLHSKHLKSLKKNGAQHKTSLKHQEAITALFMQLKLTPRMVDLMTINLRMTIERIREQERAIMAICIEDADMPRKDFITSFPDNETNPKWAEKQIKAKKKWSSKLAEFQDDIERLQNRLVSIEDETWLTIPEIKNINREMSIGEAKARRAKKEMVEANLRLVISIAKKYTNRGLQFLDLIQEGNIGLMKAVDKFEYRRGYKFSTYATWWIRQAITRSIADQARTIRIPVHMIETINKLNRISRQMLQEMGREATPDELAIRMEMPEDKVRKVLKIAKEPISMETPIGDDEDSHLGDFIEDQNVDSPIDSATSEGLKETTDFVLAGLTPREAKVLRMRFGIDMNTDHTLEEVGKQFDVTRERIRQIEAKALRKLRHPTRSEQLRSFLDD comes from the coding sequence ATGAACGCTGATCGTCAGTCACAGATCAAGGCCCTCATTGCCGTCGGCAAGGAGAAGGGTTACCTGACCTACGCGGAAGTGAATGATCACCTGCCGGACGATATCGTCGATCCGGAACAGATCGAAGACATCATCTCGATGATCAACGACATGGGCATCACTGTCCATGAGCAGGCGCCGGACGCCGATACCCTGATCCTTTCCGACAATGCCGTCTCCAGCGACGATGACGATGCCGAAGAAGCGGCAGCGGCACTTGCTTCCGTGGATTCGGAATTCGGTCGCACCACCGACCCGGTGCGCATGTACATGCGCGAGATGGGTACGGTCGAGCTGCTGACCCGTGAGGGCGAGATCCGGATTGCCAAGCGCATCGAGGAAGGCCTGAACCAGGTCAGCATCTGCCTGTCGCAGTTTCCGCAGTCCATCGAGTTCCTGCTCCGCGAGTTTGCCGAGTTCGAGGCAGAGAATACCCGTCTCGCCGACATCATCGCCGGATTCATCGACCCTAACCGCGATGACGAACCCGCGCGCCCGGCGAATGCCGGCAACGCCGACAACAGCAACAATGGCAGCAACGCCAAGTCCGACTCGAATGACGACGATGATTCGGATGACGATGATGATTCCGACAACAACGCCAACGAAGGCCCGGATCCGGAAGAAGCCAAGCGGATCTTCGGCGAGATCGGCAAGCTCCATTCGAAGCACCTCAAGTCGCTGAAGAAGAATGGCGCCCAGCACAAGACGTCCTTGAAGCACCAGGAAGCCATCACCGCGCTGTTCATGCAGCTCAAGCTGACGCCGCGGATGGTCGACCTGATGACGATCAACCTGCGCATGACCATCGAGCGCATCCGCGAGCAGGAACGCGCCATCATGGCCATCTGCATCGAAGATGCCGACATGCCGCGCAAGGACTTCATCACCTCCTTCCCGGATAACGAGACGAATCCGAAGTGGGCGGAAAAGCAGATCAAGGCAAAGAAGAAGTGGTCTTCCAAGCTGGCCGAGTTCCAGGACGATATCGAACGCCTGCAGAACCGACTGGTTTCCATTGAAGATGAAACCTGGCTGACCATTCCTGAAATCAAGAACATCAACCGCGAGATGTCGATTGGCGAAGCCAAGGCGCGTCGTGCCAAGAAGGAAATGGTCGAGGCCAACCTTCGCCTGGTGATCTCGATTGCCAAGAAGTACACCAACCGCGGCCTGCAGTTCCTGGACCTTATCCAGGAAGGCAACATCGGCCTGATGAAGGCGGTCGACAAGTTCGAATACCGTCGTGGTTACAAGTTCTCGACCTATGCCACCTGGTGGATTCGCCAGGCCATCACGCGTTCGATCGCCGACCAGGCGCGCACCATCCGCATCCCGGTGCACATGATCGAAACCATCAACAAGCTGAATCGCATTTCGCGACAGATGCTGCAGGAGATGGGTCGCGAGGCCACGCCTGACGAACTGGCCATCCGCATGGAAATGCCGGAAGACAAGGTTCGCAAGGTGCTGAAGATCGCCAAGGAACCGATTTCCATGGAGACGCCGATCGGTGACGATGAAGATTCGCACCTTGGCGACTTCATCGAGGACCAGAACGTCGATTCTCCGATCGACTCGGCCACCTCGGAAGGTCTCAAGGAAACCACCGACTTCGTGCTCGCCGGCCTGACGCCGCGTGAAGCCAAGGTCCTGCGCATGCGCTTCGGTATCGACATGAATACCGACCACACGCTGGAAGAAGTCGGCAAGCAGTTCGACGTGACTCGCGAGCGCATTCGCCAGATCGAGGCGAAGGCACTGCGCAAGCTGCGTCACCCGACGCGTTCGGAACAGCTGCGCAGCTTCCTCGACGACTGA
- the dnaG gene encoding DNA primase codes for MIPQSFIDDLVNRVDIVEVIDARVPLKKAGREYTACCPFHNEKTPSFYVSPAKQFYHCFGCGAHGTAIGFLMEYERLEFPDAIRALAEQIGVEVPSDSGGDDRKRDKSLFDLMEHAAGFYRKQLKANPRAIDYLKGRGLSGEIAADFGLGYAPDDWEGVLNYLRERGYRKEQFIATGMGIEGNKPQPFDRFRDRIMFPIRDRRGRVIAFGGRVLDKGEPKYMNSPETELFHKGRELYGLWEAKQANREIERLLVVEGYMDVVALAQNDIRYAVATLGTATTPEHLDRIFRATNEVVFCFDGDKAGQRAAWRALENSLGSIKGGRQIRFLFLPEGEDPDTLVRQEGKDAFEARVARADTLSEYLLNELFSRIDPSREDELTRVVDMADPLIDSVADPIAKELLFSQLKRRLGRFGERLALSAGSLAEQLPTHRPVQMKLTPMRRAIAILLNRPDLAARADQFREDLAELDVQGIDVLLELVEFLSERPKITMGGILEAWRDRPLGPALGKLAALDLEVPAELMQSEFEHILENQLLGSVKERRGARRLAELQVKKPSELSEAEKAELRALLGVRNT; via the coding sequence TTGATACCTCAAAGCTTCATTGATGACCTGGTGAATCGCGTCGATATCGTCGAAGTTATCGATGCGCGCGTCCCGCTGAAAAAGGCGGGCCGTGAATACACGGCCTGCTGCCCCTTCCATAACGAAAAGACGCCCTCCTTCTACGTCAGCCCGGCGAAACAGTTCTACCACTGCTTCGGTTGCGGCGCGCACGGCACGGCCATCGGTTTCCTGATGGAATACGAGCGCCTCGAGTTTCCCGATGCCATCCGCGCGCTGGCCGAGCAGATCGGTGTCGAGGTGCCTTCGGACAGCGGCGGTGACGATCGCAAGCGCGACAAGTCGCTGTTCGACCTGATGGAACACGCCGCCGGCTTCTACCGCAAGCAGCTGAAAGCCAATCCGCGCGCCATCGACTACCTCAAGGGTCGGGGCCTGTCTGGCGAGATTGCCGCCGACTTCGGACTTGGCTACGCACCCGATGACTGGGAAGGCGTGCTGAACTACCTGCGAGAACGGGGTTACCGCAAGGAACAGTTCATCGCCACCGGCATGGGGATCGAGGGCAACAAGCCGCAACCCTTCGATCGCTTCCGGGACCGCATCATGTTCCCGATCCGCGATCGCCGCGGTCGCGTCATTGCCTTCGGCGGTCGCGTGCTGGACAAGGGCGAACCCAAGTACATGAACTCGCCCGAGACCGAGCTCTTCCACAAGGGTCGCGAACTATACGGCCTGTGGGAAGCGAAGCAGGCGAATCGCGAAATCGAGCGCCTGCTGGTGGTCGAGGGCTACATGGATGTTGTCGCGCTGGCACAGAACGACATCCGCTATGCCGTCGCCACGCTGGGCACGGCGACAACACCCGAACACCTGGATCGCATCTTCCGTGCCACCAATGAGGTGGTGTTCTGCTTCGACGGCGACAAGGCCGGACAGCGTGCAGCCTGGCGGGCACTGGAAAACTCGCTCGGCAGCATCAAGGGGGGGCGCCAGATCCGCTTCCTGTTCCTGCCCGAAGGCGAGGATCCGGACACCCTGGTCCGCCAGGAAGGCAAGGATGCGTTCGAGGCGCGGGTAGCCAGGGCCGACACCCTGAGCGAGTACCTGCTGAACGAACTGTTCTCGCGCATCGATCCTTCACGCGAAGACGAGCTGACCCGGGTTGTCGACATGGCCGATCCGCTGATCGACAGCGTGGCCGACCCGATTGCCAAGGAACTGCTGTTCTCGCAATTGAAACGCCGGCTTGGCCGCTTTGGCGAACGCCTGGCGCTGTCAGCCGGCAGCCTGGCCGAGCAGCTCCCGACCCACCGACCGGTGCAGATGAAGCTCACGCCCATGCGCCGGGCCATCGCCATCCTGCTGAACCGGCCGGACCTGGCGGCGCGAGCTGACCAGTTCCGCGAGGACCTGGCTGAATTGGACGTCCAGGGCATCGACGTGCTGCTGGAACTGGTGGAATTCCTGAGCGAGCGGCCGAAAATCACCATGGGCGGCATCCTGGAAGCCTGGCGTGACCGGCCACTGGGCCCGGCCCTGGGCAAGCTGGCTGCGCTGGACCTTGAGGTTCCGGCCGAGCTGATGCAGTCCGAATTTGAACATATCCTTGAAAATCAGCTACTTGGAAGCGTCAAGGAACGCCGCGGCGCGCGGCGCCTGGCCGAGTTGCAGGTCAAAAAGCCCTCGGAGCTCTCAGAGGCAGAGAAGGCCGAACTCAGGGCCCTCCTGGGTGTCAGAAACACTTGA
- a CDS encoding GatB/YqeY domain-containing protein, with translation MSLKETILNDVKTAMKAGEKDKLGVLRMLTAAIKQREVDERIELDDTQVLAIVEKSIKQRKESIKQYVDGGRQELADKEQAEIDILQPYLPEQLSAEELGKLVDEAIAASGASEMKDMGKVMGQLKPKIQGKADMGDVSAMVKAKLG, from the coding sequence ATGTCCCTGAAAGAAACCATTCTCAATGACGTGAAGACGGCCATGAAGGCCGGTGAAAAGGACAAGCTGGGCGTGCTGCGCATGCTGACGGCTGCCATCAAACAGCGCGAAGTGGACGAGCGTATCGAGCTCGACGACACCCAGGTGCTGGCGATCGTCGAGAAGTCGATCAAGCAGCGCAAGGAATCCATCAAGCAGTACGTCGACGGTGGTCGCCAGGAACTGGCCGACAAGGAACAGGCCGAGATCGACATCCTGCAGCCCTACCTGCCCGAGCAACTGTCCGCAGAAGAACTCGGCAAGCTGGTCGACGAGGCGATCGCCGCTTCCGGCGCCAGCGAAATGAAGGACATGGGCAAGGTCATGGGCCAGCTCAAGCCGAAGATCCAGGGCAAGGCCGACATGGGCGACGTCTCGGCGATGGTGAAGGCCAAGCTGGGCTAG
- the rpsU gene encoding 30S ribosomal protein S21 produces MPSVRVKENEPFEVALRRFKRSCEKAGVLTEVRRREFYEKPTQERKRKQAAAVKRHMKKLSRETARRTRLY; encoded by the coding sequence ATGCCGAGCGTACGAGTCAAAGAGAACGAACCGTTTGAGGTTGCCCTGCGCCGTTTCAAGCGCTCCTGCGAGAAGGCTGGCGTGCTGACGGAAGTCCGTCGCCGCGAGTTCTACGAAAAGCCGACCCAGGAACGCAAGCGCAAGCAGGCGGCCGCCGTTAAGCGCCACATGAAGAAGCTGTCGCGCGAAACGGCCCGGCGTACTCGCCTGTACTGA
- the tsaD gene encoding tRNA (adenosine(37)-N6)-threonylcarbamoyltransferase complex transferase subunit TsaD, whose product MRVLGIETSCDETAAAIYDTEAGLRAHALYSQVAMHAEYGGVVPELASRDHIRKLTPLIREALDEAGLTREDIDGVAFTAGPGLIGALLVGASLARSLAWAWGVPAVGVHHLEGHLLAPMLEDEHPDFPFLALLVSGGHTQIMRVDGVGQYELLGETIDDAAGEAFDKTAKLLGLGYPGGAALAKLAEQGDPARFQFPRPMTRKRKGQEPGLDFSFSGLKTAVLVQLQKLADVTDKDRADLARCFEDAVVDTLAIKARLALDQTGLDALVVAGGVGANRRLREQLQAALEARNGRVYFPRPEFCTDNGAMIAYAGAARLAAGQSDDLRIDAVARWPLDELAAP is encoded by the coding sequence ATGCGGGTCCTGGGCATCGAGACATCCTGCGACGAGACGGCAGCGGCGATCTACGACACCGAGGCCGGCCTGCGCGCCCATGCCCTGTATTCACAGGTTGCCATGCATGCCGAGTACGGCGGCGTCGTGCCGGAGCTCGCTTCCCGCGACCATATCCGCAAGCTCACACCTCTTATAAGGGAGGCGCTGGACGAGGCGGGCCTGACCCGCGAGGACATCGATGGCGTGGCCTTCACCGCCGGTCCCGGCCTGATTGGCGCGCTGCTGGTGGGCGCCAGCCTGGCGCGCTCGCTGGCCTGGGCCTGGGGCGTACCGGCGGTGGGTGTCCATCACCTGGAAGGGCACCTGCTGGCACCGATGCTGGAAGACGAGCACCCGGATTTTCCCTTCCTCGCCCTGCTGGTGTCCGGCGGCCATACCCAGATCATGCGGGTCGATGGCGTGGGGCAATACGAATTGCTGGGTGAAACCATCGACGATGCCGCCGGCGAGGCCTTCGACAAGACGGCCAAGCTGCTGGGGCTGGGTTACCCGGGTGGTGCGGCGCTGGCGAAACTGGCAGAGCAAGGTGATCCGGCGCGCTTCCAGTTCCCGCGGCCGATGACCAGGAAGAGAAAGGGCCAGGAGCCGGGCCTGGATTTCAGCTTTTCCGGCCTGAAGACCGCCGTGCTGGTGCAGTTGCAGAAGCTGGCTGACGTGACGGACAAGGACCGTGCCGACCTGGCGCGTTGTTTCGAAGATGCCGTGGTCGACACCCTGGCGATCAAGGCGCGGCTGGCGCTGGATCAAACCGGCCTGGATGCACTGGTGGTGGCGGGTGGCGTGGGCGCCAACCGGCGCCTGCGCGAGCAATTGCAGGCTGCGCTCGAGGCCCGCAATGGCCGCGTGTACTTCCCGCGACCGGAGTTCTGCACCGACAATGGCGCCATGATCGCGTATGCTGGCGCCGCGCGACTGGCTGCCGGTCAGTCTGATGATCTGCGAATCGACGCCGTGGCCCGCTGGCCGCTGGACGAACTCGCCGCACCCTGA
- the folB gene encoding dihydroneopterin aldolase, which translates to MDQVFIRDLRIPVVVGVFAWEKRIKQEIRLDIDMGFDIRKASASDDIKDTLDYKAVSHRVDEFARESRFDLVETLAEKIAQLILDEFPVEEVSLTLNKTGAVSIARDVGVKIQRSR; encoded by the coding sequence ATGGACCAGGTATTCATTCGAGACTTGCGCATTCCCGTCGTCGTTGGCGTGTTCGCGTGGGAAAAGCGCATCAAACAGGAAATCCGCCTCGATATCGACATGGGTTTCGACATTCGCAAGGCGTCGGCCAGCGATGACATCAAGGACACGCTCGATTACAAGGCGGTGTCCCACCGGGTCGACGAGTTTGCCCGCGAGTCGCGCTTCGACCTGGTTGAGACCCTGGCCGAGAAAATCGCGCAGTTGATTCTCGACGAATTCCCGGTCGAGGAGGTCAGCCTGACCTTGAACAAGACCGGCGCGGTCAGCATCGCGCGAGATGTCGGCGTGAAGATCCAGCGGAGCCGCTGA
- the folK gene encoding 2-amino-4-hydroxy-6-hydroxymethyldihydropteridine diphosphokinase: MVEVFVSIGSNVEPERHVRFAVEALQQRFGELRISTVYQTAAVGFDGDDFLNLVVGFRTRESVEAVDQALDGIERDGGRDQASPRFSPRTIDLDLLLYGDLVMDTPDLRLPRNEILKYAFVLAPLVELAAGRLHPETGRPLASHWQEFDKTGNELLAIDFHF; the protein is encoded by the coding sequence ATGGTCGAGGTGTTTGTCAGCATCGGCAGCAATGTCGAGCCGGAGCGCCATGTGCGATTTGCGGTCGAGGCCTTGCAGCAACGTTTTGGCGAGCTGCGGATATCCACCGTGTACCAGACTGCCGCGGTCGGCTTCGATGGTGATGATTTCCTTAACCTGGTCGTGGGATTCAGGACCCGGGAGTCGGTGGAGGCGGTCGACCAGGCGCTTGACGGCATCGAGCGTGATGGCGGCCGTGACCAGGCATCGCCGCGGTTTTCCCCCCGCACCATCGATCTCGACCTGCTGTTGTATGGCGATCTCGTCATGGATACCCCGGATCTCCGGCTTCCGCGCAACGAGATCCTGAAGTATGCCTTCGTGCTGGCGCCGCTGGTCGAGCTTGCGGCCGGGCGGCTCCACCCGGAGACCGGCAGGCCGCTCGCCAGCCACTGGCAGGAATTTGACAAAACCGGGAACGAACTCCTCGCAATCGATTTCCATTTCTGA
- a CDS encoding S41 family peptidase, whose amino-acid sequence MFNRASVLLVLATATLAACGGGGGDGGGSKEAEERLAVCGTEYQLNLVKSELDANYLWYDEIPDLDTSAYAEGDQLAALNTFVTDSVNDAITSRGKTFPYSYVTTIEAENAALNNAGYIGFGFSSQLNGPFATADGYQMREVFPGSPADAAGLVRGDTIIAIDGVSIRTLLDTDAFSEDPGPYGPREVGYEVDLTIRHVGGVEEVITVAKDNVTIPTVSYTTTMDAAGLKVGYIYFRSFLTPSTEELNTAFQQLAADGVTRLILDLRYNGGGLVSVANHLGNLIAGGAHSGKLWSTTRFNDKRSSENYNTGIATAADGLPIEQLVAITTGGTASASELVINSLRPYIDVATVGSTSYGKPVGQEAADICTNRLRAVSFETVNSLGEGEYYAGIVPTCAADDDLTEQLGSATEGSIAEALYYIENASCSPTVTKPGVPTPAATPDLSTSSYRDGWDLTLGGVR is encoded by the coding sequence ATGTTCAACCGCGCATCTGTCCTTCTCGTCCTTGCCACTGCAACGCTCGCAGCCTGCGGCGGCGGTGGTGGTGACGGCGGCGGCTCCAAGGAAGCCGAGGAGCGCCTTGCCGTTTGTGGTACCGAATACCAGCTCAATCTCGTCAAGTCGGAGCTGGATGCAAACTATCTCTGGTATGACGAAATTCCCGACCTGGACACCAGCGCCTACGCCGAGGGTGATCAGCTGGCGGCATTGAACACCTTCGTGACCGATTCGGTGAATGACGCGATTACCAGTCGTGGCAAGACCTTCCCGTACAGTTACGTGACAACCATTGAGGCCGAGAATGCCGCGCTGAACAATGCCGGTTACATCGGCTTCGGTTTCAGCAGCCAGCTGAACGGGCCGTTTGCGACAGCGGATGGTTACCAGATGCGCGAAGTGTTCCCGGGCAGTCCGGCGGACGCCGCCGGCCTGGTGCGAGGTGACACGATCATCGCGATCGATGGCGTGTCGATCCGCACCTTGCTAGATACGGACGCGTTCTCCGAGGACCCGGGTCCCTATGGCCCGCGCGAGGTCGGTTACGAGGTCGACCTGACCATCCGTCACGTCGGCGGTGTGGAAGAAGTCATTACGGTCGCCAAGGACAATGTCACCATCCCGACCGTCAGCTACACGACCACGATGGATGCAGCGGGCCTGAAGGTCGGCTACATCTATTTCCGCTCTTTCCTGACGCCGTCCACGGAAGAGCTCAACACGGCGTTCCAGCAACTGGCTGCCGATGGTGTGACGCGGCTGATTCTCGACCTCAGGTACAACGGTGGCGGACTGGTCTCGGTTGCCAATCACCTCGGCAACCTGATTGCCGGTGGCGCACATTCCGGCAAGCTGTGGTCGACGACTCGTTTCAATGACAAGCGCAGCAGCGAGAACTACAACACCGGTATTGCCACTGCCGCCGACGGCCTGCCGATCGAACAGCTGGTGGCGATCACGACCGGCGGTACGGCATCCGCGAGCGAGCTGGTGATCAACAGCCTCAGGCCCTACATCGACGTGGCGACGGTGGGCAGCACGAGTTACGGCAAGCCGGTCGGGCAGGAAGCTGCGGATATCTGTACCAATCGTCTGCGGGCTGTCTCGTTCGAGACCGTCAACTCACTGGGCGAGGGCGAATACTACGCCGGCATCGTGCCGACCTGTGCGGCCGATGACGACCTGACCGAACAGCTGGGCAGTGCCACCGAGGGTTCCATTGCCGAGGCGCTGTATTACATCGAGAATGCCAGCTGCTCGCCGACGGTGACCAAGCCAGGTGTGCCGACGCCAGCCGCAACGCCGGACCTCTCGACGTCGAGCTACCGTGATGGCTGGGACCTGACGCTGGGTGGCGTTCGCTAG
- a CDS encoding pteridine reductase: MNQTESSDRVALVTGAARRIGAAIVRELHAAGWQVVIHCRSSRDEADALASELNELRAGSAKVVTADLLNTDSLPGLVAATLGHFGRLDLLVNNASSFYPTPVGKITESDWQDLLGSNLKAPVFLVQAAREALRDASGSIVNIIDMNIDRPIADHPVYLAAKGGLATLTRALARDLAPAIRVNGVSPGAILWPESGLDAQAQQAIVDATPLARTGAPEDIARAVRFFAENAFVTGQVLAVDGGRGL; this comes from the coding sequence ATGAACCAGACAGAAAGCAGTGACCGCGTTGCCCTGGTCACCGGTGCCGCGCGCCGGATAGGCGCAGCCATTGTCCGCGAACTCCACGCAGCCGGCTGGCAGGTCGTCATCCATTGCCGTTCTTCGCGCGACGAGGCAGACGCCCTGGCAAGCGAGCTGAACGAACTGCGCGCAGGCTCGGCCAAGGTCGTGACCGCCGACCTGCTGAATACCGACAGCTTGCCGGGACTGGTTGCCGCAACGCTCGGGCATTTCGGACGCCTGGACCTGCTGGTCAACAACGCGTCGTCGTTCTACCCGACACCCGTGGGCAAGATCACGGAATCGGACTGGCAGGACCTGCTGGGCAGCAATCTCAAGGCGCCGGTCTTTCTCGTGCAGGCTGCCCGCGAGGCCTTGCGCGATGCATCCGGCAGCATCGTCAACATCATCGACATGAACATCGACCGCCCGATTGCCGACCACCCGGTCTATCTCGCGGCCAAGGGCGGCCTGGCCACCCTGACCCGGGCGCTCGCCAGGGACCTGGCCCCTGCGATTCGCGTCAATGGTGTCTCACCCGGTGCCATCCTCTGGCCGGAGTCGGGGCTGGACGCGCAAGCGCAGCAGGCCATCGTCGACGCAACGCCGCTGGCACGCACCGGCGCGCCCGAGGACATTGCCCGGGCGGTTCGGTTTTTTGCGGAAAATGCGTTCGTTACCGGCCAGGTACTGGCCGTGGATGGCGGACGCGGCCTGTAG
- a CDS encoding SAM-dependent methyltransferase, whose translation MTRIEDFPQPGPEAQAHSERVVEEIRRRIAAADGQLPFDEYMDAVLYAPGLGYYTAGARKFGIEGDFITAPEVSPLFSRVLAGQVEEVLQVMGSGDVLEVGAGSGVMAADILLELNARGSLPGRYFILDISADLRDRQQEKIAAAVPELLDRVEWLDDFPADFEGVVLANELLDALPVSRFRMGEDQVSEQIVHEQQGRLATGFVPAGEHLSLGVERLQSNLDIALPPGYESEMSTRLPALVGAVATAMRRGLCLFIDYGYPRPEYYHPDRRSGTLMCHYRHRAHLDVLLHPGLQDITSFVNFTAVAESGLANGLELMGFTTQAQFLLAGGIDQLLSGQEAASDEQRFALSQQAQKLVMPGEMGDRFKVMGLSRGLDPLLSGFRLKDLSASL comes from the coding sequence ATGACCCGCATCGAGGACTTTCCGCAACCAGGACCTGAAGCGCAGGCGCACTCCGAGCGCGTCGTCGAGGAAATCCGTCGGCGTATCGCCGCGGCAGACGGGCAGCTGCCCTTCGACGAGTACATGGATGCCGTTCTCTATGCGCCCGGTCTCGGTTACTACACGGCAGGTGCCCGCAAGTTCGGCATCGAGGGTGATTTCATTACCGCGCCGGAAGTCTCGCCGCTTTTCTCACGGGTGCTTGCCGGCCAGGTCGAAGAAGTGTTGCAGGTCATGGGCAGCGGCGATGTGCTGGAGGTCGGTGCCGGCTCGGGGGTCATGGCGGCCGACATCCTGCTGGAGCTGAATGCCAGGGGCAGCCTGCCCGGCCGCTACTTCATACTCGACATCTCTGCCGACCTGCGCGATCGCCAGCAAGAAAAGATTGCCGCCGCCGTACCCGAGTTGCTGGACCGGGTCGAATGGCTGGATGACTTTCCCGCCGATTTCGAGGGGGTCGTGCTGGCCAACGAGCTGCTGGATGCCTTGCCCGTGTCGCGCTTCCGCATGGGGGAAGACCAGGTGTCGGAACAGATCGTCCATGAACAGCAAGGCAGGCTGGCGACCGGTTTCGTCCCCGCGGGCGAGCACCTGTCGCTGGGCGTGGAGCGCCTGCAGTCAAACCTCGATATCGCCTTGCCGCCGGGTTACGAATCCGAGATGTCCACACGCCTGCCGGCACTGGTCGGTGCCGTCGCCACGGCCATGCGTCGTGGCTTGTGCCTGTTCATCGATTACGGTTATCCGCGGCCGGAGTACTACCATCCCGATCGCCGCAGTGGCACCTTGATGTGCCATTACCGCCACCGCGCGCACCTGGATGTGCTGCTTCATCCAGGCCTGCAGGACATCACGAGTTTCGTGAACTTCACGGCTGTCGCGGAATCCGGCCTGGCGAATGGTCTCGAACTGATGGGGTTCACGACGCAGGCACAGTTCCTGCTGGCCGGTGGCATCGACCAGTTGCTGTCAGGCCAGGAAGCGGCCAGCGACGAACAGCGGTTCGCGCTGTCGCAGCAGGCCCAGAAGCTGGTGATGCCCGGCGAGATGGGTGATCGTTTCAAGGTCATGGGCCTGTCGCGGGGGCTCGACCCCTTGCTGAGCGGTTTTCGTCTCAAGGACCTGAGCGCCTCGCTCTGA
- a CDS encoding undecaprenyl-diphosphate phosphatase, translated as MDILQIILLALLQGLTEFLPISSSAHLILFPAFSGWQDQGLAFDVAVHVGTLFAVMWYFRAEIRQLFLAWVKSLVGRHSSDSHLAWGVIVGTIPVGLVGLVGHEFIATQLRTPSLIAVTTIVFALLLWFADARRTETRDEHTMTWKIIMFIGLAQALALIPGTSRSGITMTAGLLAGMTRAGAARFSFLLSIPVILLAGGLETKSLLESAEPVAWLDLVLGSLLSFAAAYACIHYFLKWLPQVGMLPFVIYRLLLGLLLFVIIW; from the coding sequence ATGGATATTCTGCAGATCATCTTGCTCGCGCTGTTGCAGGGACTGACCGAGTTCCTGCCGATTTCCAGTTCGGCACACTTGATCCTGTTCCCGGCATTTTCCGGCTGGCAGGACCAGGGGCTGGCGTTCGACGTGGCAGTGCATGTCGGCACGCTGTTCGCCGTGATGTGGTATTTCCGTGCCGAGATCAGGCAGTTGTTCCTTGCCTGGGTGAAAAGCCTCGTCGGCAGGCACAGCTCGGACAGTCACCTGGCCTGGGGCGTGATCGTCGGCACCATTCCGGTCGGCCTGGTCGGGCTGGTCGGCCACGAGTTCATTGCCACGCAGCTCCGCACGCCCTCGTTGATTGCCGTGACAACCATCGTTTTCGCCTTGCTCCTGTGGTTTGCCGATGCGCGTCGCACCGAAACCCGCGACGAGCACACCATGACCTGGAAGATCATCATGTTCATCGGCCTGGCCCAGGCGCTGGCATTGATCCCTGGCACGTCTCGCTCGGGCATTACCATGACGGCGGGTTTGCTGGCCGGCATGACGCGAGCCGGCGCGGCACGTTTCTCCTTCCTGTTGTCCATCCCGGTCATCTTGCTGGCCGGTGGCCTGGAGACGAAAAGCCTGCTCGAATCCGCCGAACCGGTGGCCTGGCTCGACCTGGTACTTGGCAGCCTGTTGTCGTTTGCAGCGGCCTATGCCTGCATTCACTACTTCCTCAAGTGGCTGCCCCAGGTCGGCATGCTGCCCTTTGTCATCTACCGCTTGCTGCTGGGCCTGCTTCTGTTCGTCATCATCTGGTGA